The following proteins come from a genomic window of Rhodoligotrophos sp. CJ14:
- a CDS encoding branched-chain amino acid ABC transporter permease, which produces MSDTVSKVSTAGPAVVGESEAASSTHRLLFAIVAVLLVVAPFVAYPVFVMKLLCFALFAMAFNLLLGYGGLLSFGHAAYFGMASYISAYTALHWNLTPELSILLGTLGACALGVVFGVVAIRRTGIYFAMITLALAQMVFFFCLQATGFTGGEDGIQGVPRGMLFGVFNLQHDLTLYTFVAIVFLIGFAIIYRVIHSPFGQVLKAIRENEPRAISLGYRTTRYKLVVFILSATLSGLAGATKAIVFQLASLTDVSLGTSGEVVLMTLIGGMGTVLGPIVGAGVIVGMSNYLASLGSWVTVVQGAVFVVCVLLFREGIIGVLNRYAKTKL; this is translated from the coding sequence ATGTCAGATACCGTCTCCAAGGTATCCACCGCCGGCCCGGCGGTGGTGGGCGAAAGCGAAGCCGCCAGCAGCACGCACCGGCTGTTGTTCGCGATCGTGGCCGTGTTGCTGGTCGTGGCGCCTTTCGTCGCCTACCCCGTCTTCGTGATGAAGCTGCTCTGCTTTGCCTTGTTCGCGATGGCCTTCAACCTGCTGCTTGGCTATGGCGGGTTGCTCTCATTCGGGCATGCGGCCTATTTCGGCATGGCCTCCTACATCTCGGCTTACACGGCGCTGCATTGGAACCTCACTCCTGAACTCTCCATCCTGCTCGGCACGCTCGGCGCCTGCGCGCTCGGCGTCGTGTTCGGGGTGGTGGCCATCCGACGGACAGGCATCTATTTCGCCATGATCACGCTGGCGCTTGCCCAGATGGTCTTTTTCTTTTGCCTGCAGGCGACAGGATTCACGGGCGGCGAGGACGGCATTCAAGGCGTGCCGCGCGGCATGCTGTTCGGCGTGTTCAATCTCCAGCACGATCTCACGCTCTATACCTTCGTGGCGATCGTCTTCCTCATCGGTTTTGCCATCATCTATCGGGTGATCCACTCGCCCTTCGGTCAGGTTCTGAAGGCCATTCGCGAGAACGAGCCACGGGCGATCTCGCTGGGCTATCGCACGACCCGATACAAGCTCGTGGTTTTCATCCTATCGGCGACCCTGAGCGGCCTGGCGGGCGCCACCAAGGCCATCGTGTTCCAGCTCGCCTCGCTCACCGATGTAAGCTTGGGGACATCTGGCGAAGTGGTGCTGATGACACTCATCGGCGGCATGGGCACGGTCTTGGGGCCAATCGTTGGCGCCGGTGTGATTGTCGGCATGTCCAACTACCTGGCATCGCTGGGAAGCTGGGTCACCGTGGTGCAGGGTGCAGTGTTCGTGGTCTGCGTGCTTCTGTTCCGCGAGGGCATCATCGGAGTGCTCAACCGATACGCCAAGACGAAGCTGTAA